From one Caloenas nicobarica isolate bCalNic1 chromosome 39, bCalNic1.hap1, whole genome shotgun sequence genomic stretch:
- the LOC136001242 gene encoding soluble scavenger receptor cysteine-rich domain-containing protein SSC5D-like isoform X2, with amino-acid sequence MRLVLLASLWASLAGLLLAEDVDASILKIRLVGGANQCSGRVEVLHDDVWGTVCDDQWDLREAKVVCRQLGCGTALSAPRESRYGEGRGPIWLSDLNCTGTEESLTECEAKPWGEHVCNHVEDASVECSGTEIPAPGPIRLVDGPNRCAGRVEVLHEEQWGSVCHDDWDLNDAQVVCKQLGCGEAVLAPVAAKFGRGLGTLWLDDVNCTGTEAALSDCPARPWGDHNCYHGEDASAVCSDSGVTVSASVRLVGGISRCSGRVEVLHNGVWGTVCDDRWDLREAKVVCRQLGCGTALSAVPESKYGEGRGQIWLSDLNCTGTEASLTECEAKPWGEHVCNHVEDASVECSEVDVPERGPVRLADGPHECAGRVEVLHQNRWGSVCDDRWDLRDAEVVCRQVGCGPPLSALGAARYGRGPDAIWLDDVECDGTEGSISDCPARPWGEHNCYHGEDAAVVCAVNEDLEKPEAP; translated from the exons ATGAGGCTCGTCCTCCTGGCAAGTCTCTGGG CCTCCCTCGCGGGACTCCTGCTGGCAG AAGACGTAGACGCGTCCATCCTCAAGATCCGACTGGTTGGCGGCGCCAACCAGTGCTCTGGGAGGGTCGAGGTGCTTCACGATGACGTCTGGGGGACCGTCTGTGACGACCAGTGGGATTTGCGAGAGGCGAAGGTCGTGTGCCGGCAGCTGGGCTGCGGGACGGCGCTCTCGGCGCCGCGGGAGTCGAGATACGGCGAAGGGAGAGGCCCAATCTGGTTGAGCGACCTCAACTGCACCGGGACGGAAGAGTCGCTGACCGAATGCGAGGCCAAGCCGTGGGGGGAGCACGTCTGCAACCACGTGGAGGACGCCAGCGTGGAGTGCTCGG GAACAGAAATACCGGCGCCGGGGCCGATCCGGCTGGTGGACGGCCCGAACCGATGCGCCGGGAGGGTCGAGGTGCTTCACGAAGAGCAGTGGGGCAGCGTGTGCCACGACGACTGGGACCTGAACGACGCCCAAGTCGTGTGCAAGCAGCTGGGCTGCGGGGAGGCGGTGCTGGCCCCCGTGGCGGCCAAGTTCGGACGAGGGCTTGGCACCCTCTGGCTGGACGACGTGAACTGCACGGGGACGGAAGCCGCTCTCTCCGATTGCCCCGCGAGGCCCTGGGGGGACCACAATTGTTACCACGGGGAGGACGCCAGCGCGGTTTGCTCAG ATTCGGGGGTCACCGTCTCCGCTTCGGTCCGGCTGGTTGGCGGCATCAGCCGTTGCTCTGGGAGGGTCGAGGTGCTTCACAACGGCGTCTGGGGGACCGTCTGTGACGACCGGTGGGATTTGCGGGAGGCGAAGGTCGTGTGCCGGCAGCTGGGCTGCGGGACGGCGCTCTCGGCCGTTCCGGAGTCGAAATACGGCGAAGGGAGAGGCCAAATCTGGCTGAGCGACCTCAACTGCACCGGGACGGAAGCGTCGCTGACCGAGTGCGAGGCCAAGCCGTGGGGGGAGCACGTCTGCAACCACGTGGAGGACGCCAGCGTGGAGTGCTCAG AGGTGGACGTCCCCGAGCGGGGGCCGGTGCGGCTGGCGGACGGCCCGCACGAGTGCGCCGGGAGGGTCGAGGTCCTGCACCAGAACCGCTGGGGCAGCGTGTGCGACGACCGCTGGGACCTGCGGGACGCCGAGGTGGTTTGCCGGCAGGTGGGCTGCGGGCCGCCGCTCTCGGCCCTGGGGGCCGCCCGCTACGGGCGGGGGCCGGACGCCATCTGGTTGGACGACGTGGAGTGCGACGGGACGGAGGGGAGCATCTCCGACTGCCCCGCCAGGCCCTGGGGGGAGCACAACTGCTACCACGGCGAGGACGCCGCCGTGGTTTGCGCGG TGAACGAGGATCTGGAGAAGCCAGAAGCACCGTGA
- the LOC136001235 gene encoding zinc finger and SCAN domain-containing protein 22-like produces the protein METPATRPRWRLQPDGGPRRPPTPRPQEPDGGSPASPAPERRRRPRVPWTRRLAPAPHGGSTGGAGTEMRRLRFRQFRYQEASGPRDVWRRLRELSRGWLRPEVRSKEQIMELLVLEQFLSILPEEIQSWVWVRHPESCAQAVALAESFQPGHGPPGGLWQQQVTVRVKVEEVAPGATEDAGGAGDPPGAPSESPQLPSGDGRQEVARSKVKFGPEEEERHPRAAGPTVASRDPGAPASQRRDPPHPPGALQGAPAAGTPARPGTLGRQIPRDPTAFPQPPAQGPAGPAKSPEEPWVKREAPAQGKDRPYPCGQCGKSFGRLTHLKTHQRTHTGVKPYACGACGKSFGHLSTLTTHQRLHTGERPYACGSCGKTFTNPSDLNKHQRSHTGERPYPCAACGKRFSQQSNLTMHQRSHTEERPYPCGACGKSFKYLADLTVHERSHTGERPFPCPHCGKSFSNKSSLARHTRIHARAAARDK, from the exons ATGGAGACCCCCGCGACGCGCCCCCGCTGGCGCCTGCAACCGGACGGGGGTCCCCGGCGCCCCCCGACCCCGCGCCCGCAGGAACCCGACGGGGGGTCCCCGGCGTCCCCGGCGCCCGAGCGGCGCCGCCGGCCGCGGGTCCCGTGGACGCGGCGCTTGGCGCCGGCGCCGCACGGCGGCTCCACCGGCGGCGCCGGCACCGAGATGCGGCGCTTGAGGTTCCGCCAGTTCCGCTACCAGGAGGCGTCGGGGCCGCGGGACGTTtggcggcggctgcgggagctgtCGCGGGGCTGGTTGCGGCcggaggtgaggagcaaggagCAGAtcatggagctgctggtgctggagcagTTCCTGAGCATCCTGCCCGAGGAAATCCAGAGCTGGGTGTGGGTGCGACACCCCGAGTCCTGCGCCCAAGCCGTGGCCTTGGCCGAGAGCTTCCAGCCGGGACACGGACCCCCCGGCGGGCTttggcagcagcag GTGACGGTGCGCGTGAAGGTGGAGGAGGTGGCCCCGGGGGCCACGGAGGACGCCGGGGGAGCGGGGGACCCGCCGGGCGCCCCGTCGGAgtccccccagctgccctccgGCGATGGGCGGCAGGAGGTGGCCCGGAGCAAGGTCAAGTTCGGCCCTGAGGAAGAGGAGCGGCACCCGCGAGCAGCAG GTCCCACCGTGGCGAGCAGAGACCCGGGGGCGCCCGCTTCGCAACGGCGAGACCCCCCGCACCCACCCGGCGCCCTCCAGGGTGCCCCGGCGGCCGGGACCCCCGCCCGGCCGGGGACCCTTGGGCGGCAGATCCCGCGGGATCCCACCGCCTTCCCGCAGCCCCCCGCCCAAGGTCCGGCCGGACCAGCCAAGAGCCCCGAGGAGCCCTGGGTGAAGCGGGAGGCGCCGGCGCAAGGCAAGGACCGTCCCTACCCCTGCGGCCAGTGCGGCAAGAGCTTCGGGCGGCTGACCCACCTGAAGACCCACCAGCGCACGCACACGGGGGTGAAGCCCTACGCCTGCGGCGCCTGCGGCAAGAGCTTCGGCCACCTCTCCACCCTCACCACCCACCAGCGCCTTCACACGGGCGAGCGCCCCTACGCCTGCGGCTCGTGCGGCAAGACCTTCACCAACCCGTCGGACCTCAACAAGCACCAGCGCAGCCACACCGGCGAGCGGCCGTACCCCTGCGCCGCCTGCGGCAAGCGCTTCAGCCAGCAGTCCAACCTCACCATGCACCAGCGCAGCCACACCGAGGAGCGGCCCTACCCCTGCGGCGCCTGCGGCAAGAGCTTCAAGTACTTGGCGGACCTGACGGTGCACGAGCGCTCGCACACGGGCGAGAGGCCcttcccctgtccccactgcgGGAAGAGCTTCAGCAACAAGTCGTCCCTCGCCCGGCACACGCGCATCCACGCCCGGGCGGCCGCCAGGGACAAGTGA